The genomic window TGGCCTCCGCGGTGCCCAGCCAGAACAGATCCTCCGCGCCGGCGCGCAGCAGGTCCCGGGCCGTCGTGCCGTCGTCGCTGACGGCCAGCCCGCGCACCACGGCCACCGGCAGCGCGGTCAGCTTGCCCTTGACCAGGTCGGCCGCGGCCGCGACCTCGTCGGCCACCGCGATCTCGGTGACCACTAACTCGTTGCCGTGCTCGTCGACCGCGCCCGAATAACCGTGCAACACAGCCAGACCGGCCGCGCCAATCGCGACGTCGATCTGGCCGTTGCGCCAGGCCCGGCCCATGGTGTCGGTGATGACGACGGCGACGTCGACGCCCAGCCGCTCCCGCAGCGCGCCGCGCAGCGCCGCCGCGCTGCCGTCGGGATCGACGGGCAGCAACGCCAGTTCGGCGCGGCTGACGTTGGAGCCGTCGATGCCGGCGGCGGCTTGCACCAGCCCGATCCGGTTCTCGGTGATCAGGGTCCGGCCCTTGCGGGCCAGCACCCGCACCGCCTCCTGGTCGACCAGCGTGCGGCGCAGTTCGTCGCGCTCCTCGGGGTCCTCGGGCGCCGCCACCAGCCGGCCCTCGCACTTGGACACCACCTTGCTGGTGACCACCACGACGTCGCCGTCGCGCAGCCACGGCGCGGCGCCCGCGAGAGCGGCGCCCAGATCGTCGCCGGGGCGGAACTCGGGAAGCCCCGCGACGGGGAGGATTTCGACGGCCGCGGCCGCGCCGTGCTCGATCATGGGGCGACGCCCGCCAGGTCCAGTCCGGCGCGCACCATCTCGGCCGTCGCGGTGGGGTCGGTCATCAGCAGCGGTATGGAGCGCACGGCGACGCCCTCGATGTCGGCGTGATCGCCCTCGGCCACCAGCCAGGCATCCAAGACCCCGGTGCCCCGCCGCGCGCCGAAGTGACGGCCGACCGCCTCCGCGGTGGACTCGACGCCGACGACCTTGAGGCATTCATCGGCCATGCCGCGCAACGGCTTTCCGCCGATGATCGGTGAGTAGCCGACCACCGGCGCGGCGGCCGAGCGCAGCGCCCCGCGGATACCGGGCACGGCCAGGATGGCCCCGACGCTGACGACCGGATTCGACGGTGCCAGCAAGATGACGTCGGCCTCGGCGATGGCCGTCAGCGCTTCGGTTGCGGCGCT from Mycobacterium shigaense includes these protein-coding regions:
- a CDS encoding coenzyme F420-0:L-glutamate ligase — its product is MIEHGAAAAVEILPVAGLPEFRPGDDLGAALAGAAPWLRDGDVVVVTSKVVSKCEGRLVAAPEDPEERDELRRTLVDQEAVRVLARKGRTLITENRIGLVQAAAGIDGSNVSRAELALLPVDPDGSAAALRGALRERLGVDVAVVITDTMGRAWRNGQIDVAIGAAGLAVLHGYSGAVDEHGNELVVTEIAVADEVAAAADLVKGKLTALPVAVVRGLAVSDDGTTARDLLRAGAEDLFWLGTAEAIELGRQQAQLLRRSVRRFSDEPVAPELIEAAVAEALTAPAPHHTRPVRFMWLRTASTRTRLLDRMKDKWRADLAGDGKPAEAVARRVGRGQILYDAPEVVIPMLVLDGAHSYPDAARTDAEHTMFTVAVGAAVQALLVALAVRGVGSCWIGSTIFAADLVRAELELPADWEPLGAIAIGYAAEDPGGPREAADAGDLLIRK